Within the Plutella xylostella chromosome 20, ilPluXylo3.1, whole genome shotgun sequence genome, the region TTCAGACATCCAAACCTCATTGCCCACAGATCTACTATGTGTTGACTCCTTGATTGGGTTCCGGAAACTTCTTAAAGGCACTACAATCGGGTATAGTGACTTGAGACAAGTCAATACAGAATTATTGACTGATGATGAAGACGAAGATAACTGGCCAGACTTGAATGTGAGTCGTGAAGAATGGGAAGAGATAGACGAAATATGTCTGTCCTTGTCAGATATATCATGTGAAGATGTGAATGAAGGAGACAGCTCCGACAATGAAGAAACAAGGAGCAGAATCAATGCAAGAGATGAAGTTATCAAGAATGTATTTCGGAAAGGTGGATTTCGTAGCTATGTTCCAAAGAATGATGGTTCTAAAGGCAAGGAAAGTTATACTCTTTCAGCCTTGTACAAGAGGCTTCTCAACAAAGAGGCTGTGAACGCTCACCGAGCTGAAGCAGACTGCATCATGTTGTTAGAGTGTGTTGTTGCATTAAAAAATGACTTCCTACCCTGGGCTGATGATGCCTGTAAACTGCTTAGTCAAGTCAAGCCACTCATTAGGTATTGAGCATTGAGTAATATTTAAGAAATCATGTTTTAAGTATAAAGTTTTATAGTGGCCCTGATTATATCTGTTctatttttatagtttattatgtagTTTTTAAGATCTtgactgaaaaaatattataattttaaaattgtatgctAAAATGAATAGCTGGTGCTTCTTTTTCTAGGACCAAACGCAAATTTATTATACTATCCAGTGTAACTTTTCAGTTGTTATTTGTTACTTCAATGAAGTACCATACTATTATAACCTATATaactacctaggtatgtatgtacttcattaaattaaacaaattgGACATGACTACTGAATTCCagtttaatttacaatgtgTAGGTTCCTACCTACACCTATACTGCCTACCCTACCTATAGATCATAGATTTACCTTATATGTATTTagcttatatacttacctactgtcGATGTTAGGCTAAAGTTGGTAAGTATCTTACttgtactgtactgtactgtactggta harbors:
- the LOC105390855 gene encoding uncharacterized protein LOC105390855, with the protein product MPLIETYVFFDIETTGFPWQERNGTKIIEASFVAVQRKDVERANFGDIPLASKYTFVLNPLRPIHPQVTALTGLSNQSLEHAPLFIDKFNSLNTFLDELPKPACLVAHNGNTFDFKILLAECSDIQTSLPTDLLCVDSLIGFRKLLKGTTIGYSDLRQVNTELLTDDEDEDNWPDLNVSREEWEEIDEICLSLSDISCEDVNEGDSSDNEETRSRINARDEVIKNVFRKGGFRSYVPKNDGSKGKESYTLSALYKRLLNKEAVNAHRAEADCIMLLECVVALKNDFLPWADDACKLLSQVKPLIRY